Part of the Mycoplasmopsis columboralis genome, AAATTGATCAAATCACATTACTAAAAAACACAAATTCTCCTGATGAGTTATTTAATGAGTCTTTGAGTAATTTAAATGAAATCACTTTAAACTTTAACCCTACACCTTTGGATGTGGAAACTTTCAGAATTCAACAACTTAGATCGTATCGTCAAAATTTAATTTCTGAAATTCCTTACAATCTGTTTAACAGCACTCAAAAAGATGATATTTTATCCCGTTCAAGACAATACGGTTTAAGAGAAACAATTAAAACACAAAACCTAGCATCATCGCAAAGATTTTTATATACAACTGAATATCAAACAAAAAAAATTGATGCTTTTAATACAAATTTTAAAAACTTTTACTTCAAAAAATCTAAAGAATCATACTTATTCAAATATTATTTAAGTCGATTGTATTCTTTGTTTGCTAAAAGTTATTATTTAGATAATCCATATTATTGAAATTCACTTTCATTGCCATCAACATTATTTGAAAATAATTTTAACGAACAAAATGGATTTGTTACATTAAGTGATGCATCTACTCTGTTAAACGAACAAACAATTTTCTTAAATTCAAAAAATGAATTTCGAAAAATCAACTTTTACAATTTACAAAACGAATTTTTCAAAAACGAAAAAATATTAGATTTTCAGCAACAATTAAAAAATTTATATTTTGATGAAATCGTAAAAGAATTAAATTTGCTCATAACTGAATTTATTCAAACTAATAAACTTCCTTTTGGTGCGATATTGGAGTTTGAATATCCAATTTTAAATACCTATTCTGAAAAAGAGATATCCCTTCATCAAGAGTACCTAAAAATGCTAAATGGCGTATCTAAAAACTTAAACATTCATGCTTCATTTGTGGATATTGATTCTTTCAAAAATAAAAATTATTTTATTGAACCGCATAAAATCGAATACCCAAGCAAGTCATTAGAGTCGTTTATAAACACTATTTTTGACACTTCAGAAATTAATCAATATCTAAAATCGAATTTTTTAAATAATTCTTATAGCATTCTTGATCAAAACAATATTAATAAAGATAGTTTCATTGAAATTATCAAAACACACAATATCCAAGATCAAATTAAACTAATTAATGATTTAAACAATTTAATTCCATTACCTTTTGAGCCTTTAAATGTCAACACTTCAAAAAACTTAAACAAAATATTGGTACAACAATATTACACTTATCCATTATTTGAAGACGGTATAACTTCTTTTGAAGATATAAAAATCAAATAAAAACAAGAATTTGGTGAGATTCTTGTTTTTATTTGATTAAACTAATTTGATTGTTAAAGTTTCGGTTGTGTTATCAGTTTTTAAGACTTCTAATGTAAGAATTCCGTTTTCTCTGTTATATAAAGCTTTAATGTACTTGTCTTTCGAAATACCTGAACCTGAGTGCACACCTTTATCATTGACTAATTGTATAGTATTAAAGTACT contains:
- a CDS encoding OppA family ABC transporter substrate-binding lipoprotein, which produces MKIKRIWFALPLVGLSSLATIACVSPSSIKTPTHYVKTFNYANTYADGVFPIFENRKYQNEIEKNLFAPLIKYTSFDDLLTDKVNNLIVQSSKTYLSFYLAKSLKVYFDNKNTLTYNNDNYKDNSLFAQKYLEILHSNDVTSINHKDFFDNLNKAWKIEFELKDNLYYSNYQGAKTQIAFKVQDLLSRVTASDVAYFQNNYGVELKIENNKFVIYSTKHKLSEFFENELMKNLIFNPSPENIVNKNYQNSLYLSKYVPLKNQIDQITLLKNTNSPDELFNESLSNLNEITLNFNPTPLDVETFRIQQLRSYRQNLISEIPYNLFNSTQKDDILSRSRQYGLRETIKTQNLASSQRFLYTTEYQTKKIDAFNTNFKNFYFKKSKESYLFKYYLSRLYSLFAKSYYLDNPYYWNSLSLPSTLFENNFNEQNGFVTLSDASTLLNEQTIFLNSKNEFRKINFYNLQNEFFKNEKILDFQQQLKNLYFDEIVKELNLLITEFIQTNKLPFGAILEFEYPILNTYSEKEISLHQEYLKMLNGVSKNLNIHASFVDIDSFKNKNYFIEPHKIEYPSKSLESFINTIFDTSEINQYLKSNFLNNSYSILDQNNINKDSFIEIIKTHNIQDQIKLINDLNNLIPLPFEPLNVNTSKNLNKILVQQYYTYPLFEDGITSFEDIKIK